tgagtcttgatcatcttctttcagagattttggtgaggcttttgctgttgccttggacatatcaaaagcttttgatagtctggcacaaagctttgatttccaaacggtttctgtccttctctctgtaacttcatctcaggtttcctttctgaccgttctattgttgctgtgatagacggtcactgttcttctaaatatatcaacagtggtgttcctcaggattctgtcctgtcgcccacttcttattattcatcaatgatcttctaaaccaaagttcttgtcctatccactactacgctgcacttttccacctcttttcttagacgtccaaccctgtagaaagtaaacagttcacgcagagaagccacagaacacctgacttctgatctctctaaaatttctgactggggcagagcaaatttagtattgatcaatgcctcaaaaatttaattcctccatctttcaaccgacacaaccttccagacaactatcccctcttcttcaatgacactcaactctcccccctcttctacactgaacatcctcggtctgtcatttacttataatctaaactggaaacttcacatctcatctctagctaaaacaacaacttctatgaagttcagtgtttttcagcctctttctcatcgctgcaatgttgcatctcttgctaacttctaccgctattttcatgccaacttctaactgcatgcctcctctcctccctcggcctcgctactttctctcacccctattctgtccacctctctaatacaagagtttaccagattctcagtcattcttcccttcctctggtacactctggaactccctgcctgcttctgtatttctaccttcctatgactagaactctttcaagaggaaggtttcaagacatcctgtatttttgactaacgctttcaactctgttcggggaccggcacctcagtcgggcggtgttcctcctacataaaatgaatagataaataaataaataataatattggaATTGTGGGCCCAAAGTCGATAATTGATGACCAAGAGTAGATGTTTAATATTGACGGCATAAACGATTGATATCGGTTTCAGGCCGTAGACTGAAGGATGTAAGAAAAAGGATGCCAATGGATGGGGTGAGCGATGGTGTCTGCTGTAGTAGTCCATTGGCAGGTCCGAGGCACACACAAACGTACTCGTATCTGTGTAGCCTCGTGGTCACTGAGAAATGtacgcaaggaaaaaaaaaaaacataatttctgTTAAAAATTACTCATTTATTCAATATCACCAGATCCAGATACACCAATTGATAAAACTAATACAATGTAGCGTTCAGGACTTTGTGTGTTTGGAGGACATCTTGAGTTTTATTCCACGGCCGGGTCTCCCTTGCCCACACGCAGCATAACAAATGGAAAGCCTAAAAGCAACTCAGTAGTTCTGTTGGCcggctaaaacacacaaacaaacaaacaaacaaaaagaaagcgACATCAAGACAACATACAATTTGAATGTGCGCTCTTTCTTCCCCCGAGAATTTCATAAGTGCTTCCAGGCGGACAGCAAATGGCGTGCAGACGCGTGCAGGCACCTGTGTTGCTTTGTGCTTCCTGCCTGCACGAGCTCTTGTCTGACCATTCCTTAATTCACTTTCCGCACAAGTAATTCTgctattaatattgtttttcctAACTTCGCTATCTATGAGTACTGTACTTTTTCTCTGCATCACCTCCACGAAACAGACAACATAGGAACTACAGATGATAACAGAGCTTGGTGATTACGCGGATTTGTTAGACCTgtttgttaacacacacacacacacacacacccacacacacacacacacacagccgtaAGTACTGGATTATTGTGCTTCTcttaagggagggaagggagagggccAAGGGACAGGGGTAGAACTCTTCAACGTTTGCCGAATGGGTACGAGATTCTTGCAGACCTCCTGTTTGACCTGCTGAATCTCAGAGGCATCGGAAAGAAGTGAGTATGACCGGCCAGTGGTGCAGTAGCTGGGCCAGACGAGGTGGGCATTGCCGGAGCAACAGGAGCGTCCATGGGTGGGACGACAGGAGCGGGCTTGAGGCCCCTCGTGTTGTTTCCGATACGAGTCACCAGTTCTTGGTATCTAAAAGTGGAGATAGAAATGTACTTTATAttcttcacgagagagagagagagagagagagagagagagagagagagagagagagagagagagagagagagagactcacgtGGTGTAGCAGACGCAGCAGGAAGGCATCAACACCTGTTCTGGCTCAATTTGGTTGGTGCCGAGGACCAGCAGTCGGCGGTATACATGCTTCTGACGGCAGGTGGCTGTGCCCCCGTTAGGCAGCACCATCCCCAGGCACTGCGAGCCGTCGCTGTGGTGAGAACCAAAAtttaatgtgtatgtgtgtgtgtgtgtgtgtgtgtgtaatatgtgCATAGTTACTTGTGAGGCAGCACCAATGGAGTGAACATGCATCGAAACAAGAGTTGGAGGCGAGACCATTGACAGACTTATCTACATGAATAAACAGCTCCTTTCCGAAAGCGGATCCCATTAATGAGGTTGTATGTATGAGACGTTCATGGTCATGGACTGAGAACACCATGCAGGAAATTTTGCTTTTGAGACTTGTGAAATTATTgtctcatgatgatgatgatgatgatgatgatacctcGGACTcacctattcattaatttatctaattatatatatatatatatatatatatatatatatatatatatatatatatatatatatatatatatatatatatatatatatatatatatatatatatatatatatatatatatatataacttcagACTCCACAACTATAATGAAATCGTAACTTGAATGCCAATAGATATTAAATCTCACGCCGCTCCCTCCCTGAGTGTTTTTCTAAGCAAAATCAACAAGAGGTTTCTAGGGAGACAAGCTGCTCACGGTGCACCACCACTGTCGCTGTCCTTGTTTTCATTTGCTTTGCTGTTATAATAAATTTCCTTCTGCAATATATTTGTGCATTAAAATCTGTGTAACGCTAATAGTTAATTTCCATCGAGACTTCCTTTCGCTGTGCTACATCCCCACGAGCTAGGCCTCGCTGCCGGGTCTCACCTGGTGCACTTCTCCACCCTCAGGGCCTGCTGCACGCCTTCTTGGTTCAGCACAAACACCCACTCATCATTGGGCGTCTTAGCGCGTTTCGGGTAGATGAGGGTCTCCTGGGCAGAACACACAGGAGTCTCGGAGTCCCCGCCGAAGCGAACGTTCACCCTCGGCTCCGGTTCCACCTTCAAAGGTACAAttaataaattagtaaataaataaataaataagaaaaaaaagaaggaaagggagaaagaaagaaagaaaataactataacGAAAATACAGTATAAAAACTCCAAAGTATTATTTAACAGCATCCAAAGGCTCAATTAAAATGCATTGACTTTGATTACATTAATAAAtgtaatataaaagaaaatgatcggTGATAAAACAGACAATTAATCAATAATTGGCTGCATGATTGTTACAGCGCCCTTGTTCTGCCCCTTGGAGGACGTGTGTGCTTCCGGACGTCTGCCATCACAACAGGATCTGAGAGCCCTAACAATCGTGCACTGCTGGTTCTGATTTTAATTTcgtactactgttactactgctgctgctgctgctgctgctgttgctgttgcttctactgtcactactactactactactactactactactactacttcttggTATATGCTAAACAACCACTAATGCTATTTCTAATATATAATGTACCATTTAACCACCTCCAACACCGCCaactacatcaacaacaaaaacaacaattactgctgctgctggtgttactactactactactactactactactactactactactattactgctactactcacAAGTCTCCGCCCCTTGTAGTCTACTGACGTGATACCAAACACACCACTGCTACGTAGGGCGCTGGAGCATAAGGGTGGGATACAGAAATTGTGACAGGAAGAGGTCAATAGAGAGAACAATTTGAGAGAATAAGTTTAGGGTTCTAGACTTGTGAAAAGGTCGAAAATGGGCCGGTTTCCAATGGGGCCCGGGATGGAGAGGTACATAATTGCACCAATTGATTAGCTATGTAATACAGGAAAGCTGAAGGTGTGTTCATCAGGTTGGTCGATGAAAGAGGGTAGGAGCTGAAGCTGGCGGTGAATATTGAAATATCCAAATGTGTAAGGGAAAAATTAGGTATGAtatactccactttggaagtcagTCACTGATTTGacagtcagagaagttaggtgagatatACAACGTACATATAAATCTAGTATAAAATGTAACATTGAAGTTTCAGTTCGATGGCGCAAAATCAAGGAGACTCAAGGACGTGGACAAAAGAGCAAGTCAAATTGGTGCATATATAAACGCAACTGTCAGTTCTGGctggaaaatgaagataaaagtgACAGATGTCAGTGATTTCAAACAATTACACTTTAGCGAGAAATAGAAGGTAAGgcttgaaagaagagaaacgatGCTCCAGaaattgaaaacaaaataaataaagaaagaaataaaataaaataaataaatgaataaatggtaGACCATGAATGTTTGAGAAATTAGTATAAAGAAAGTATCAGGACATCTAGCGGACAGTTTGCCCGTGAATGCTTGTGATTCACTCCCAGGATGTAGCCTCGATTACTGCGTGGCCtaggatattattattttttttttttttacttcgatGTTAAGATTGTGTGCTTGCAGTGCAGTATGAATAGTAGGAGCGTCTTTAGAGGTTATAGTGCAACtgttcttttttgtgttattgagACACGAAAGAATACAGACAGGGATCACAGAGAGGTTTAGCAGAAGATCTGTAgactcttcatttcctcttaaaATATGTATTACTCCGAAACATCGAACCACAGCACGATGCGTTCACTGCCTAATATTTAAAGTCTATTTTGGATCAGACAGGGAACGTCTAGGGGCTGTCTTGAAAAATTGCTGGGACAACAACGAGAACTTACGTCAACAAGGAGGTCTTTGAGAGAAGGGTCGCTTAACAAGGCGTGGACTCCTTGGTTCCTTTCCATGAGTGTGGCCACGCGCTGCCTGGTGGAGGGGACGGCGAGGATTGACAAGTGAagcgagaggaaagaaagaataggtgGGAGTGGATGGCATTGGTACatatgagggagaaaagaaaggaggagggaagaagataggTGTAAatgcccgagagagagagagagagagagagagagagagagagagagagagagagagagagagagagagagagagagagagagagcaggagtaGGGTGGTATACGTAGAGGATATGGGAGTGAGTattgagagggaaggaagatgaagcgTAGAATAAGCAATAcattgaaagggagagaggaaaagagggaaggagaaaaggaaaaagagaaaaaaaggtgttttaaaATTTCATCAGTGACAACTTAAAACTTATGAATTTGTACACACACAGATGGCGcactataaatatataaacaagtaTAGACACATAAgtatataaacagatagacagatcgaTGGACACATAAATATGGATGGATgattttatatacatatacaaacatggattctctctctctctctctctctctctctctctctctctctctctctctctctctctctctctcagtctcctgTCTGATTACTTACTTGATCCGCTCATCGTACTCCGGGTCCTCTTCGCACAGGTCGCCCCCGATGGTGTTGGACTCAAGGCAGGAGGGGCGCGTCTTCGTGATCAGTTCGGGCATCGGCAGCTGTAAAGGGAAAGGAACGGTGACTTAGGACctgccggtgtgtgtgtgtgtgtgtgttggctgggTGGGGTCGTGGTCAAACAAGTTGGGGAGGCTTTTTAATGATACGGGGATGTGGCAGGGGTGTGGCTGAGGTTGCTGATCTGGTGCTGCCTGTTGGTtgcagtggtgtggtggtggtgtggtgtggtgtggtgagatAGTGGTGGCAGGGGGTACAGTAATAAAGTGCAGAGGGAAATGCGCCGGAGAGAAGTGTGAAAATAAATGTGGCTGGGCACCTGTTTAGTTAAGGAAGGGTTGAggtcaggtggtggtgtggtgactggtgggagggtgggtgggcggGGTTGGAGCTGGGGGCGGGGTGTGGGTGGGGAGCATGCAGCCACACCTACACagcatgaatgaataaataattatatatatatatatatatatatatatatatatatatatatatatatatatatatatatatatatatatatatatatatatatatatatatatatatatatatatatatatactcacacacacacacactatataatTCTTCCAGTATCACTGAATGTGTACAGCCGCATCCCGACGTCCCATTGTCAGTATCaggcataataataataataataataataataataatgataataataataataataataataacaataataataataataataataataataataataataataataataataatggttattattattattattattattattattattattattattattattatcatcatcattttttatcatcattatactaATGGTACTTGGCATGATTCTCTTTTTTAAAATTATTACTAAGACTTCATCCTTGCTATTTCTCTTATGAGATAaataatacagagagagagagagagagagagagagagagagagagagagagagagagagagagagagagagagagagagagagagagagagagagagagagagagagagagagagagagagagagagagagagagagagagagagagagagagagagagagagagagagagagagagagagagagagagagagagagagagagagagagagagagagagagagagagagagagagagagagagagagagagagagagagagagagagagagagagagagagagagagagagagagagagagagagagagagagagagaaatgagagagagagagagagagagagagagagagagagagagagagagagagagagagagagagagagagagagagagagagagagagagagagagagagagagagagagagagagagagagagagagagagagagagagagagagagagagagagagagagagagagagagtgttaaacAGTTTTCACATGATGCTTGCAATGCTGCATGACCGCCGTGCTTCGGTGTCTGCCGGGGCGCATTGCACGGACATGACAGCGTCCTCCCGGTGGCGCGCTGcgagcctttctttttttctggaatACTCAGAATGCACTTACAACACATTCGAAGCTTTgtctctattttatcttttattgcgTCTTGGGTATGGAGGAATTTCGAACGTGGTTAGATTCGTGAGACtggtatttattttcatcagaATATTAAAGTTAAAGAACAGGCGCGCCCAGCGGACAAGTCTTGCGCGGGAGTTGTTACTCTATGGACAAacgatgtggaaaaaaaaaagaaaaaaaaacacttatttttgtacCATTCGGAGAATGATGGGTGTGAGCGTAGAGAGTCAGATTTTAGGGAAGAACGATTGTTCAGGAGCAGAAAATTATCATGGTTGCATGTTTCCATGGAAACAATTTACAAGAAAAACGTGCTCAGGTGAACCCGTTGGAGTACTTGCTTGATGGCTGGTATTATCCTAGCGGGTACCACTAATTCTTATCCACCTGAGGGTAACGCAACATAATTATTGacagaagaaaacaagggaagctgcaggaaatcatcaggtctacacgtggcagaccATGCATGAAACAAGCCTGCCTATTTCCCCCTGCCTTCTCGtctataaatttgtcttatcttctttAAAGTTTCCTAATGATTTGGCACTTATAACCTGATTATTGAATCTATTTAATTCATCTTCCACTCTATATTTGAGAATCAATTCCTCTCTGTCTGCGTGAAGTGTACGTATATTGTATGTGTGACGAACAAATTCATAgtggagactgtgtgtgtgtgtatgtgtcgaTGGTCGTTAGGGCGTGAGAGCAAATAATTTCATGGTGAGAATGCAAGTGATGGACTTCCTTTTGCGTCTTCTTCGGAATGTGAGGTCGACAAGTTGTCCTTTTATGTTATTCGTGAAGTTCCTCCTATGAATTATGGGACTCTACATTTTTTATTCGAGATCatattttctcattcctttgaGCACTATGTCGTAACTTTTCGTTCAGGAAGTCGATGCCTGAGAAATGTTGTTCCTTGTTCTACTTCGTTTATTTACATCTTTATGAATGGTGGCGTCCGGCTACTCTTAGGAATCGTGCACTACTAGTTCTCGTTGTGTGCAGACTAGTTATGCGGACTGACGTGAATGCGACAACCCTAAATGAGCCAAGTATTCTCACTATGCGACAAAAAATTCCCTCAAGAGGGTGGCGGGGGCTCGGGGGACAGCGGGTGCTTATGACATGGGTTGGTGAACAACTTGTTCGTGTTGAAGATACGAAACGTTCGTGTTGAAGATTCAGGGTCTCTTAGGGGAGTGTCATTTTCAGTTCTTTGTACATATCCTGATTTTTCCATATTATACTAATGTAAAACAGCATTAGTAATGCGTTCTAGTGTTGCTTTAGTGCACTTTCATACAGAAAAAGGGCCGAGATTAACATTGGGGTGGTGGTCAAAACTAAGTCGTGGAACGCAAACCCTTACAAATCATGTCGACATATTTACGCTATGCGCACTCCCACTACGCGAGGATTCTGCAGAGCCTCACTCCGCATACACCGAGAACATGATGCACTTTTACTGTTGACTAGTTTGCCAAGTAGCATTGCGCGCTTCAGTGATCCGACACACTCCAACTCTCTTTTCTCTACGCTTCTATCGATTTGAACCAATATGAAACTGTCTTCGATGTGCACAACCGACGAATCCTTGGCTTCGTATACCGTCCTCCTTTCAGACTTTAAATTATTCATAATGACACAATTTCACGAGTTATTTCCGACTATTGTTTCAGTCAAGGAGGGAGACGTCATTTCCGCCGCGGGGACCTTCCCCTCAGACATCAGAGTAATGTGTAAATAAGCGCCTGTCCTCGCCACGGGTGGCATTAATAGATTACTCTATAGTAATGTATGCCGCGTGATCGGAAACACATACGTGTCAAGTGGATAGTTTCTTTATGATGCTGCAATATTCCACCCTAaaactgtgtgcgtgtgtgtgtgtgtgtgtgtgtgtgtgtgtgtttgctgcaTTGTTTCTATGCTGTATCGACAACATGTTTCAGGTCAATGTCCACGACAGTGTTCTGTCGCTAATATGTGATCAAGGACTCCGCCCGTAAGCACACACAGAATTTCATACATCCTACAGCACAGGGGTAAGTAATCGAGCGAGGCCCATCCGAGACAAATACACAGGGCgttgccatcaccacctccgTGTGATGCCTCAGCAAGCCTTGGGTCGCTTTGGGTGACAACTAATGTAGGGAGATTTCAGACGCAAGATGTTCGTGCAACTTAAACAAACGTTCGCAAGTAATTTTTAACTCCGTATGTTGTCGGATTCAAATTCTTTGAAATTTAATTTGAAACTATTTTACCGTGTTTATGATAGTCAGATGAATAGAAAACAGAGCCTATTTCCCGTGCATATCCTTAAGTGACAAGGTAACAAGCATGCGTCAGACGAACAGGGAGTTCTGAGGAGTGCAAGGTCCGTCGGCTCAGCCACTGAAGGGATGGCGCCGAATTGTGTTAGTGGTGAGGCGGAAGGGGAAGCTTTGTGAGTCCGTTACTACACCACGGGAGGAAGGCACGACGAGCAGCTCTCCGCCGCTATATCAATTACATAGTTGATTCTTCGAATATCCTCTTCGGAAGACTGCGCGGCTCTCATGTAGCCAAGGCCTCTTATGTAGCCACGCCAACTCACTGCATCGCTGAAAACGACGGGAGCACTACCGCCAGACTGGGCTGCCACCATCACCTCGCCGCCGCCGATCCACGATgacaccgccaccgccgccgccaccatctGCAAAGTAATGAGCCGTCAGTCACACTTGGGCTTCGTAAACATTCTTAGTTGTtcatcagtagcagtagtagtaatattaatagtaatagtagtagtaataatagtagtagtagtaatagtagtagtagtagtagtagtagtagtagtagtagtagtagtagtagtaatagtagtagtagtagtagtagtagtagtagtagtagttgttgttgttgttgttgttgttgttgttgttgttgtactagtaTCAAAATGCCCCAATGGCTGAAATAGTAAAAAATGGGTGCATCATTATGTATGAATAtcattaatgagaaaaaaaaaacgtaagattGAAGCACGTCAAATGGAACATGGtgaagcagaaataaaaattgttagtagtagtagtagtagcagcagcagtagtagtagtagtagtagtagtagcagtagcagtagtagtagtagtagtagtagtagtagtagtaaaaatagaaaaatatactaTTAataaattatcatcatcatcatcatcgtcatcgtcattttCACGGCACAAGTTGTGGTGTCGCTGGGCAAGCAATCGGAGGAACAGCTCACTCCCAAGTGGTGCACTAcacaagacaaagaaataacGTAATGCGGTCTTTCCTCGCGGTACGGGTTCTTGAAACGCCTGGGCGAGgcaggaaggcaaggaaaagagggaaaatctCACGATGAAGCGAGGCAAAGCAAgacggaatgagagagagagagagagagagagagagagagagagagagagagagagagagagagagagagagagagagagagagagagagagagagagagagagattcatgatgCGACAGGAAGGAACGAAGTGAAGCCCGAAAGAGAGTTTTAGAAATGTTTTGGTGGAAAGATGAGGCACGAGAAGACAAAACACGAAAGCgagacaggaaagaaatggagatggaGCTGGGCGGGGCGGGAGTGCATGGGGGACCCCGGCTGGAAGTGAACGGAGTGGAGAAAAACTGAAGGGCCgacgtgtgtgggcgtgtggagGAAAAAGCGGAAGGATTAGCGGAATAAAAGCAAAGGAGTAATTCAAGGTTCTGTCATGCACTAGTGGTCGCGAGACGGCGCGGCGTGTGGCGAtccctggacacacacacacacacacacacacacacacacatacacacacgcaagcaaGCATAAAGGTTACTGATGTATGGCAGGTCGTGGTAAATCGGTTAATAGGGCCTTGTTAtcaaatcaagagagagagagagagagagagagagagagagagagagagagagagagagagagagagagagagagagagagagagagagagaataaaacaatgCAACCTTGAAGTTTGGTTGTTGTCAGGCgaccaccctctcctcctcccctccacccactccaccccctccacatgctcagcctcgcctcgcctccatCCACCAAGTCGTGCTGCACCTGAGACGCCCGCCACCTCAGCAcgcgtattttttttcccgtcaccccttccccctctcgcTCTCGCCACGCCTTTGACTTGCTCCCTCCCCCTCTATTCTACCCCGCCTCTTCCCTCTTGGTGTGTCTTGTTTGgccgcatcctcctcctcctcctcctcattttcctcttccttttcttcctcctccttctcttcttccctccttttccttctctacctacttatcctcctcctcttcctcttctttcatccttttccttctctctatcctcctccaACCGA
This genomic interval from Scylla paramamosain isolate STU-SP2022 chromosome 7, ASM3559412v1, whole genome shotgun sequence contains the following:
- the LOC135102455 gene encoding uncharacterized protein LOC135102455 isoform X2, with protein sequence MMKLLLMVAAAVAVSSWIGGGEVMVAAQSGGSAPVVFSDALPMPELITKTRPSCLESNTIGGDLCEEDPEYDERIKQRVATLMERNQGVHALLSDPSLKDLLVDVEPEPRVNVRFGGDSETPVCSAQETLIYPKRAKTPNDEWVFVLNQEGVQQALRVEKCTSDGSQCLGMVLPNGGTATCRQKHVYRRLLVLGTNQIEPEQVLMPSCCVCYTTYQELVTRIGNNTRGLKPAPVVPPMDAPVAPAMPTSSGPATAPLAGHTHFFPMPLRFSRSNRRSARISYPFGKR
- the LOC135102455 gene encoding uncharacterized protein LOC135102455 isoform X1 translates to MMKLLLMVAAAVAVSSWIGGGEVMVAAQSGGSAPVVFSDAVSWRGYIRGLGYMRAAQSSEEDIRRINYLPMPELITKTRPSCLESNTIGGDLCEEDPEYDERIKQRVATLMERNQGVHALLSDPSLKDLLVDVEPEPRVNVRFGGDSETPVCSAQETLIYPKRAKTPNDEWVFVLNQEGVQQALRVEKCTSDGSQCLGMVLPNGGTATCRQKHVYRRLLVLGTNQIEPEQVLMPSCCVCYTTYQELVTRIGNNTRGLKPAPVVPPMDAPVAPAMPTSSGPATAPLAGHTHFFPMPLRFSRSNRRSARISYPFGKR